In the Hordeum vulgare subsp. vulgare chromosome 7H, MorexV3_pseudomolecules_assembly, whole genome shotgun sequence genome, one interval contains:
- the LOC123408049 gene encoding WPP domain-interacting protein 3: MAVTATDMDHIANGAVESSAESPAAEAPLAARTKGRGLRRWRRIQREHRAEGPAAPTTAAGGRGGADDDAAQLQKRRLPLGAAAPPKERHEVAVEEVESSTASVESRFVPLEPAPAPAPAKLDPDLGLLVSSIGFSVGSGGADSDNSEDRSSRSSTAASAPRARDKLRAHTTAAIHGKNHRTVRARADRPSAHTAFSQGEAEAQNSRLSVESDRRSSSAVHGRKQGVGSIGIGIHKVHSDGDDRSDEGQPNDEVRSTAGGYCTQSGSSVVGRLGGGNDDSGDADVEDTFDEEGVGKRDIGLEMNSCANPYAESILLLQRTQEALENEIRNFVLIGKESTDDLEARDDERSNSLHIEESVEEANEKRKDLDSRIEQASILIKEKNSRILELEALSRTRAWRSAIQSANNLLLQTDLDQLLQEKMEAEIQCIILTRTSQTWTPVAEDQKAVYEDQKCLLGDYKQLELKLRGAENRAAILREMVEKLEAQCRELSASAEILHLQSRTSTASLLCFIQFILLLIAIGIYVVRLSPSSTEFVPT; this comes from the exons ATGGCAGTCACCGCGACCGACATGGACCACATAGCGAACGGCGCCGTCGAGTCCTCCGCCGAGTCTCCGGCTGCGGAGGCGCCTCTGGCGGCCAGGACCAAGGGCCGCGGGCTCCGTCGATGGCGCCGTATCCAGCGGGAGCACCGCGCGGAAGGCCCCGCTGCCCCCACCACCGCCGCTGGTGGCAGAGGTGGTGCAGATGACGACGCGGCACAGCTCCAGAAGCGCCGGCTGCCCCTCGGCGCCGCCGCGCCCCCCAAGGAGAGGCACGAAGTGGCCGTCGAGGAGGTGGAGAGCTCCACCGCTTCCGTCGAGTCCCGCTTCGTCCCACTGGAGCCGGCGCCGGCGCCAGCGCCAGCGAAGCTGGACCCGGATCTCGGCCTGCTCGTCTCCTCCATCGGCTTCTCGGTCGGCTCAGGCGGCGCTGACTCCGACAACAGCGAGGACCGGAGCAGCAGGTCCTCCACCGCCGCGAGCGCCCCGCGAGCGCGAGACAAGCTGCGTGCCCACACCACCGCCGCCATCCACGGGAAGAATCATCGGACCGTGCGCGCGCGAGCCGACAGGCCGAGCGCTCACACCGCCTTCTcccagggcgaggccgaggcACAGAACTCTCGTTTGAGCGTCGAGTCCGACCGCCGCAGTTCTAGTGCCGTCCACGGCCGGAAACAGGGGGTCGGCAGCATCGGCATTGGCATCCACAAGGTACATTCCGATGGTGATGACCGCAGCGATGAAGGGCAGCCAAACGATGAGGTGCGATCAACAGCTGGAGGTTACTGCACGCAGAGTGGGAGTAGTGTGGTGGGGAGATTGGGTGGGGGAAAtgatgattctggtgatgctGATGTTGAGGACACATTTGATGAGGAGGGTGTTGGGAAGCGTGACATCGGATTAGAGATGAACTCATGTGCTAACCCATATGCAGAATCTATTTTGTTACTTCAGAGAACGCAGGAAGCTCTTGAGAATG AGATACGGAACTTTGTGTTGATTGGAAAAGAGTCAACTGATGATCTTGAAGCACGAGATGATGAACGGAGCAACTCGCTCCACATTGAGGAATCTGTTGAAGAAGCAAATGAAAAGAGAAAGGATCTTGATTCAAGGATAGAACAAGCATCAATACTGATCAAGGAGAAGAATTCAAGAATACTTGAACTAGAAGCTCTCAGCCGGACGAGGGCATGGAGAAGCGCAATACAGAGTGCTAACAACCTGCTGTTGCAGACAGATCTTGATCAACTGCTCCAGGAGAAGATGGAAGCGGAGATCCAGTGCATCATCCTGACAAGAACTTCTCAAACCTGGACACCCGTGGCCGAGGATCAAAAAGCTGTCTATGAGGACCAGAAATGTCTGCTCGGCGACTACAAGCAGCTCGAACTCAAACTGCGTGGTGCCGAGAACCGAGCAGCAATACTACGGGAGATGGTAGAGAAGCTGGAGGCGCAATGCAGAGAGCTCTCTGCGAGTGCAGAGATCTTGCATCTGCAGTCTAGAACAAGCACCGCGTCGCTGTTATGTTTCATCCAGTTTATATTGCTGCTTATTGCCATAGGCATCTATGTTGTGCGTCTCTCGCCTTCCTCGACCGAGTTTGTACCTACCTGA